The Terriglobia bacterium genome contains the following window.
TCTTCACGGAGCGCCCGAGCCACGCCGCGAATTCCTCCGGCGAAAGGTACCCCGTCCGCCGCCCGATTTCGTGCCCATCGGGACTCACGACCACGAGCGTCGGATAGGCCGTCACCCTGAAGCGCTCCGCGACCTCCGTGCCGCGATACCCGGATCGGGGCTCGGTGTCCTCGCTGTCCACCCTCACAGCGACGATCTCCGAGAGCTTCCGCGCGACCCCGGCGTCGCGGAAGGTCGTCTGCTCCATCATCTTGCACGGACCGCACCAGGTCGCGTAGAAATCGATGAACATCGGCTTGCCCGTCATCTTCGCGCGGTCGAGGCCGGACCCGAAGTCGAGCCAGGTCAATCTCGAGGCAACGGGGGCCGCCTGAACGGCGTCGTCGTGCCGCTCCTCCTCGGCGGGGGCGGCGATCGGCTGCCGGCGAAACGTCGGCACCCCCGCGGCGACCAGCAGCGCCAGCGCGGCGAGGGTGACCCACCCCAGCACCCGCCCGGTCCGCCGCCACGGGCGCCTCCCCGCTTCGAGACCCCGCGTCGGGTCGCCGGTCGGCGCGACCAAGAGCAGGAGCAGCGTGGTCAGGGCTCCCAGGACCACCGCGTAGTCCGTCGCCTGCTCGCGGCCGGCCACGAGGAGAGTTCCCGCAACCGCCAGGAGCAGGGCGAATACGACCCCCGCCCAACGCGCCCAGGATTGCCGAAGGACGAGTCCGGCGGCCAGCGCGACCGCAATGCAGCCGACGCACAGGCCCACCAGCCGCACGGGCCCCCACGGCGCCGGCGGAAGGCCGGACGCCGCCCAGACTGCCACTGCGGCGAAGTAGATGGCTCCTAGAACGACACCGAAGGGCACGGCGGAGACCTCGTGGAGCAAGCTACTTATCTACCCCAGAGGCGCTTCCCCCGCAAGCATCGGGGCGGGCCGCGCGCCCGAGGAGACGCACGGCCCGCCCCGGAGTGGTTCTCGCGTCACGCCGAAGCCCGAGCGAGCTTCGCCCTCGGTGGGGCCGGCGCGGGCGGCGCCGGAGCGGCCGGTGGCGCGGGAGCGGCGGGCGGTGCCGGACGGGCGGGCGGCGCCTCGCATCGTGCGAGTGGCCCGCCGGACTCCTCCTTCTCCGGCTCCGGGATCGTGGCCTTGACGTGCATGGACCGCCGCTCTCTCACGATCTCGAGGTCCACCGTCTTGCCTTCCTTGTCGGACAGCGCCTCGATCAGATCGCCGGTCTCCTCGATCGAATCTCCGTCCACCGCGACGATCAGGTCGCCGACGCGGATCCCGGCCTTCTCCGCGGGGGTGCCGGACAGAACCCTGCCCACCAGCACGCCGGCCTCGCGGCTGCCTCCGAGGAACTCGCGGAGGTCGGGAGTGGTCTCCACCAGCTCGACGCCGAGCCGCGGTTTGCCGAAGCCTCCGAAAACCTTGAAGCCGTACCCCCCGCCGGCGCGCGGTGTCGCGTGGAGCATCCTCAGGTTCTTTCGGAGCTCCCCCATGTGATCGCGCAGGTCGCGTTGATCGAGATCGAGCTTCTCGAGGTCGGGCAGCTGGATGTCCTCTTCGCCTCCGCCGGGCAGCTCGACGACCACGTGATGCTCTCGGCGCTCCCCGATCTCGACCGTCACGGTCTCCTTCTTCCCGTCGCGAAGCACGGTGACCGGGACCTTGTCGCCCGCCTTCGACGCGTGAATCCGCTTCGTGAGGCTGACCGGGCCGCGGATCACCGCGTCGCCGAATCCGACGACGACGTCGTCGACCCTGAGCCCCGCCTTCTCGGCGGGCGAATCCGAGATCACCTCGACGATCTTCGCCCCGCGCTCGGCGTCCGGGGTCCCTTCGCTCTCCGAGTCGTCACTGAGCCCGACGCCGAGGTAGGGGGTCTTTTCGCCCTTGCTCGATTCGGTCGCGCTGATTCGAATGGCGTGTCTCTCGGCCTTCTTTCCGCCCTCATCCCCCGCGATCGCAGGCGGAACGACGAGCGCCGCGAGCCCCCATGCCGCCGTCAACGTCAAGCAGGTCAGATTCCGGTTCATCGGTCCTTCCTCCATTCCCATCGGATGTCGAACGGTACTACGCGCGAAGCCCTCTGCCGGACGAAACGGGCTCGGTTCTCCCGGCCAGCGGGCCTCCCACCCCGGAAACCCTCGTCGCGCGCGGGCTTGCCCTTCGCCTCACCCCGGCGCCAGATTCCACCCGCGGCCGATCTTTGGCGCGAGGTCCGGGCCCGGAGCCGCTCGGGAATCGCGTGGACGGCCGGGAGTCGAGCCGGTCCCCTCCCGAACGCCTCCGAGAGACAGCGGAGCACGGCGAGACGCGGCGCCGTCGCGGCCCGAGCCCTCGCGCAGACGCTCCGCCGAAGGAGACCGCGATGATGAGAGAGCGCCGGTCAGCACGATCGTCGGCCCAAGGACTCGTGCTCCTCGCCTTCCTGCTCGCAGCCGGCTCGGCCCGGGCGGAGCCGCCGCGCGATTCGCGGCCGGAGGGGGCGTTGGAGGTGCGGATGGAGAACGACTGCCTCGGCTTCTTCGGCACGCTCAAGCGGGGCGGCGTGAAGATCGCGTTCGAAAGCCGGGTCACAACCGTCGGCGCGGAGTCGCGGATCCTCTCCGCGTCAGGCGAGGTACTCACCGAGGTGATCGTGGACGAGTCGGCGGGGATCTTCGAGTACCGCGCGGGAGGCGTCCTCCTCTCGAACGACACGACCGACGACGAGTCGGTGCGCGCCATGGGCACGTTCGCCGGGGAGGAGGCCGCTCTCGCGGCGGAGCATCTCTGGCCCGCTCTCACGAAGAGGGGATACGACCCGGAGTCCCGCGCGATGGCGGCCCTGGCGGCGAATCTCACCGGGTACGCGATGGTGCCGCGCGCGGGCCCGGGAATCGACAGCAAGGCGGGCTGCATGGGCTGCTGCGGGCCGTCCTGCTGGGGATGCACAGGGTGCTATACCAGCGCATGCCTCGCTCACGATCTCTGCGTCATGACGTTCGGGTACACCAGCTCGCAGTGCAACCGTCTGCTCGTCCTCGCGGCGCTCTCGGCTTGGTGCTGTCGCGACGTCAATCTCGGCTCCCTCTGCTGACGGCACTCGTCGGCGCGTATACTTCGGCAGGAGGTGCGCTCATGGAGGACCATCCGGGCCACCGGGCTCCGCTCGTCGCGGCGGTAGCTTTTGGCACGATCCTCGGGCTCGTCCAGCTCGGGCTCTTCTTCACCGACTCGCCCGTCGGCATCACGGTCACGCAACGGGTCCTCGCGGCGGCGCTGCTCGGTGCGGCCTCCGGCGTCCTGCTCGGCCGACTGAGACCCGGGGCCTGGCTGCCGCTCTCCCTGCTGGCGGCGTGGGGGGCGATCGTCATGGGCGGCGCGTACGGTCTGATGAAGACCGAGGGATGGCCGGCGGTGCTCGTCATCCCCGCGGGTCTCGCGGCGCTCGGCGGCCGCGCAGGCGCAGGCTGGGCCCGGCTGCGATCCTGAGGTTCGGGGCGGTCCCCGTTCGCACGATCGCCGCCGGGTCCGGCGATTCAGGCCGGACCTCCGTGGCTGTCCGGGTCAGAGATCGAATGCGGCGTCGCCGCGCGCGAGCACCTTCCCGGTGTCCGAGAACGCCTCCACCTTCCAGACGTAGCTCCCTCCCTTGACGAGCCGGTTCACCTCGTCCGGGTTCAGCGCGACGCTGGGATTCACCGGCGCGCGCTGGAGCAGGGCCGAACCGGCGCCCTTTCCGGACAGGACGAAGGAGTAGTACTTCGTCCCCGAGATCGTCTCCCATCGGAACTTCGTCGGCGTGTTCCCCAGCCGCCCCGGGTGGGGCTCCAGCAACTCGATCTGCATCACGACCGGACCGGTGGGCTTGACCTGCTTCTTCTCCGTCATGAAGAGATACGTGATGCCCGCGCCGACGATGACGACGAGCACGAGGACGGTGACGATCAGCGTCGGGTTGTGACGCCAGCTGGACGCTTCGAGCTCTTCCATGTCGTGCTCGAATCGGTCCTCCGACGACTCGCCCGGCCGGGCAGCCGTGGTCTTCTCGTCCGGCATGGATGCCTCCTTCCCTGGGCTCCGTCTCCCTCTCGGGAACGGCGCCCCCCGGAAGGGAGGCGGAGCTCGCACCTATCCTCGCGCTTTCCGGTTGCGGATACAAGAGCCGAACCGGCGTAGGATGGGAGGTCTCGACCGTTATCCGAGGGCCTTCCCCATGCGCAGAGTCGTCGCCTTCCTTCTGCTCCTTCCCCTCGTCCCGACGGGTCCCGCGGCGGCCGACCGCCCGGACGGACGGATGTTCGCGACGCGCTCCATCGTGTACGCGCGTCACGGCATGGTGGCGGCCGCCCACCCGCTCGCGGTCGAGATCGGCCTCGACGTCCTGAAGAAGGGGGGGACGGCCGTCGACGCCGCGATCGCGGTCAACGCCGCACTCGGATTCCTGGAGCCGGTCTCGTCGGGGATCGGCGGCGACCTTTTCGCGATCGTCTGGGACGCGAAGACGAAAAAGTTTTACGGCCTGAACGCCTCCGGACGGTCCCCGCTCGCGTTGACCGCGGACAAGGTGCCTCCCGAGCCGGACGGGACGATCCCGCTCTACTCTCCCTACGCGTGGACGGTGCCCGGGTGCGTCGACGGATGGTTCGAGCTGCACGCGAGGTTCGGACGCATGCCCATGAAGGAAATCCTCGCTCCGGCCATCCGGTCGGCGCGGGAGGGGGAGCCGGTGCCCCAGGGAATCGCCGCGGCGTGGGAGCGCGGCGGGAGGGCGTTCCGGGACAAGCCGGACTTCGCTGCGACGTTCCTCCCGGGAGGAAAGGCGCCGCACGAGGGAGAGGTGTTCCGGAATCCGGACCTGGCTCGGGCCTACGAGGCGATCGCGGACCGGGGCCGCGACGCGTACTACCGCGGGCCGATCGCCGAGGCGATCGTCGCCCTGTCGCGCCGCGTCGGGGGGTTTTTCGCCCCCGACGACTTCGCGTCGCATCGATCCGAGTGGGTCGAGCCGGTTTCCACCTCGTACCGCGGCGTCGTGCTGTCCGAACTGCCTCCGAACGGCCAGGGGATCTCGGCCCTGGAGTTGCTGAACATCCTGGAGGGCTTCGACCTGAAAGGGATGGGCCGGGGCTCCGCGACGTTCTGGCACACGATGGTGGAGGCGAAGAAGCTCGCCTTCGAAGACCGCGCGAGGTACATCGCCGATCCCGCGTTCGCCAAGGTGCCCGTCGACGGGCTGGTGTCGAAGGACTATGCCAGGTCACAGGCGAAGCGGATCGATCCGGTCCGGGCCGCGGCGCGGCTCGACTTCGGGCATCCTCCGCTCGCCGGCGGCGACACGACCTACCTCGCGGTGGCCGACTCCGAGGGGAACATGGTGTCGCTCATCCAGAGCAACTACACCGGGTTCGGCTCCGGGTACGTCGTCGAGGGGTGGGGCTTCGGGATTCAGGACCGCGGAGGGCTGTTCAGCCTCAAGCCCGGCTCGCCGAACCTCCTCGAGCCCGGCAAACGCCCGTTCCACACCATCGTCCCTGCCTTCCTCACGCGGGACGGGAAGCCCTGGATCGCCTTCGGGGTGATGGGGGGCGACATGCAGCCGCAGGGGCACGCTCAGGTCGTCGTGAACCTGCTGGACTTCGGGATGAATCTCCAGGAGGCCGGCGA
Protein-coding sequences here:
- a CDS encoding thioredoxin fold domain-containing protein, whose amino-acid sequence is MPFGVVLGAIYFAAVAVWAASGLPPAPWGPVRLVGLCVGCIAVALAAGLVLRQSWARWAGVVFALLLAVAGTLLVAGREQATDYAVVLGALTTLLLLLVAPTGDPTRGLEAGRRPWRRTGRVLGWVTLAALALLVAAGVPTFRRQPIAAPAEEERHDDAVQAAPVASRLTWLDFGSGLDRAKMTGKPMFIDFYATWCGPCKMMEQTTFRDAGVARKLSEIVAVRVDSEDTEPRSGYRGTEVAERFRVTAYPTLVVVSPDGHEIGRRTGYLSPEEFAAWLGRSVKRAQALRTSPPRTRV
- a CDS encoding PDZ domain-containing protein → MNRNLTCLTLTAAWGLAALVVPPAIAGDEGGKKAERHAIRISATESSKGEKTPYLGVGLSDDSESEGTPDAERGAKIVEVISDSPAEKAGLRVDDVVVGFGDAVIRGPVSLTKRIHASKAGDKVPVTVLRDGKKETVTVEIGERREHHVVVELPGGGEEDIQLPDLEKLDLDQRDLRDHMGELRKNLRMLHATPRAGGGYGFKVFGGFGKPRLGVELVETTPDLREFLGGSREAGVLVGRVLSGTPAEKAGIRVGDLIVAVDGDSIEETGDLIEALSDKEGKTVDLEIVRERRSMHVKATIPEPEKEESGGPLARCEAPPARPAPPAAPAPPAAPAPPAPAPPRAKLARASA
- the ggt gene encoding gamma-glutamyltransferase produces the protein MRRVVAFLLLLPLVPTGPAAADRPDGRMFATRSIVYARHGMVAAAHPLAVEIGLDVLKKGGTAVDAAIAVNAALGFLEPVSSGIGGDLFAIVWDAKTKKFYGLNASGRSPLALTADKVPPEPDGTIPLYSPYAWTVPGCVDGWFELHARFGRMPMKEILAPAIRSAREGEPVPQGIAAAWERGGRAFRDKPDFAATFLPGGKAPHEGEVFRNPDLARAYEAIADRGRDAYYRGPIAEAIVALSRRVGGFFAPDDFASHRSEWVEPVSTSYRGVVLSELPPNGQGISALELLNILEGFDLKGMGRGSATFWHTMVEAKKLAFEDRARYIADPAFAKVPVDGLVSKDYARSQAKRIDPVRAAARLDFGHPPLAGGDTTYLAVADSEGNMVSLIQSNYTGFGSGYVVEGWGFGIQDRGGLFSLKPGSPNLLEPGKRPFHTIVPAFLTRDGKPWIAFGVMGGDMQPQGHAQVVVNLLDFGMNLQEAGDAARFYHTGSSEPTGTLMTTGGILYLESGVPAEVRRDLVQMGHRVADTNPAAFGGYQAVAIDPVTGVYAGASESRKDGCAMGY